One part of the Prionailurus bengalensis isolate Pbe53 chromosome B2, Fcat_Pben_1.1_paternal_pri, whole genome shotgun sequence genome encodes these proteins:
- the LOC122490580 gene encoding putative olfactory receptor 2B3: MNWANESSAREFILLGFSDRPWLQMPLFVLLLISYTFTIFGNVSIMMVCILDPKLHTPMYFFLTNLSILDLCYTTSTVPHMLTNICRNKKTISYGGCVAQLIIFLALGATECLLLAVMSFDRYVAVCKPLHYVVIMNHWFCVRVVAFSWFTGFGNSVLQSSLTLNMPRCGRQEVDHFFCEVPALLKLSCADTKPIESELFFFSVLILLIPVTLILISYGFIAQAVLRIRSAEGRQKAFGTCGSHMVVVTLFFGTAIYMYLQPPSSTSKDWGKMVSLFYGIITPMLNPLIYSLRNKDMKEAFKRVMKKIFFL; this comes from the coding sequence ATGAATTGGGCTAATGAGAGCTCCGCAAGAGAGTTTATACTACTTGGCTTCTCAGACAGGCCCTGGCTACAGATGCCCCTGTTTGTGCTTCTATTAATATCATATACATTCACCATCTTTGGCAATGTGTCCATCATGATGGTGTGCATTCTGGATCCCAAACTTCATACacccatgtatttcttcctcacTAATCTCTCCATCTTAGATCTGTGCTATACCACGAGCACAGTCCCTCATATGTTGACAAATATTTGTCGGAACAAAAAGACCATCAGCTACGGTGGCTGTGTAGCACAGCTCATCATCTTCCTGGCCCTGGGAGCTACTGAGTGTCTCCTCCTGGCTGTCATGTCCTTTGACAGATATGTGGCAGTCTGCAAACCCCTGCACTATGTAGTTATTATGAATCATTGGTTCTGCGTAAGGGTGGTAGCCTTCTCGTGGTTCACTGGCTTTGGTAATTCAGTGTTGCAGTCTTCCTTGACCCTTAACATGCCACGCTGTGGTCGCCAGGAAGTGGACCACTTTTTCTGTGAGGTGCCTGCCCTTCTCAAGTTGTCGTGTGCTGACACAAAGCCTATTGAGTCTGAGCTCTTTTTCTTTAGTGTATTAATTCTGCTAATTCCAGTGACATTGATCCTCATTTCTTATGGCTTTATAGCTCAAGCAGTGTTGAGAATCAGGTCAGCAGAAGGACGACAAAAAGCTTTTGGGACATGTGGGTCCCACATGGTTGTGGTCACTCTCTTTTTTGGTACAGCCATCTACATGTATCTACAACCACCTTCATCCACCTCTAAGGACTGGGGAAAGATGGTTTCCCTCTTCTATGGGATCATTACACCCATGTTGAACCCCCTTATCTACAGCCTTAGAAATAAAGATATGAAGGAGGCCTTCAAGAGggtgatgaaaaaaatattttttctgtaa